The window TCCGCCAGATGCTATCTGAGCTATTTTACAAGCTCCTGGTTACATTACGGTAATAACACAACCAGCCACTTATGACCAGCATGATGATAACTCAAGGTAAGCGTGGAAGTGGTGTTtgattcataaaaaaaagttcaagttATGACAAGAATACTTACTATATGAGTGATTTGTCACACATATACACAATTATTGTCATCAACAATAGCGTGAGGTAAACAAACTACGTATTCTGCTATAGCACAAATTACAACAACACTAACCATACAGACAATATAAACTAAATTCTTTAAAGACCATTATGCACCATTCCAGTGATCGTTGGTGGCCATTTAAGAGCAGTTTGTCAACAACAATGTTGCTGATGTCATGATAACTTGGCTAATTTAGGCTGCTTaagttaaacaacaaaaaatatggaaaacaTAAGTCGACATACGAAGATAAATGTTTCAAAGACTCCGTTTACTTACCCAGAATATAATATTGAATCCGAAGAGGAAGTATTTCACGCAGCAGCTGACTTCGGCTCCTTTAAATTGTTTGCGTTTTCTACTCATTCTTCCAAAGATTGTGGCTAACTAGCATGCTAAGTAACTACTACGGTCGTTCCGGAATAATCCCCACAAAAGCTCCGGTTTTAAACACATGAAGCAATAGTTACCTGCCtccataaaacaacaaaaatacgcTTACTGCCCGGACAGAGCCATGAGCGACGAACATAATTAGCCTTCCTGGTTTAGAGCATTAGCTTGCTAAGCTAGCCAGCGCCGAACTTCTTctattagcattattagcatTAAACAAGAAAAGGCGTGTCGCGGAGTCTTGTTTGTCATTGTTATTTATCCTAACCCTCGTTTTCGAGAGTACTGACTAAATTACAAACAGTTGTGTTTGGCTCGTCTCCGCCGTCCGCCAAACGGGACAACACCCATACGTCATCACTTGTCGTCGAGGCAGTAAGTAAACTAGTGATGTCCGATACTGAGtcattcaggctggtatcggcaaaACCgagctgataccgatactttgtgaaaatacaacacaatttaCCACTAGGTAAATtgttaaaaagtagtgtatttcaaatcatagcataaataatacaagacatatagccaagctaataaacaacaacagaaaaaacagcggACAAAATTctttaaaatatgtgaaaattgtattttaaacaataaaaaaagaaaaggcaaattataaaatcattaaaataaatgattaattattaagaactactgtAAGAATGAAAACCTATCCAAAACTATTCGCAATTCACACATGACTCAGTTTATGATTGCATTTCATTTAGACAAGCTCTCAATACTTCAGTACTTTGTGGCCCACagattgtattttttggggAGGCCCTCGGCATACAGTAttctttaaaaatgaaattaaacaagatCCTGCAATGAAAGTAAAAGATTACTAGAAAATAATGAATATTACAAGATATCACCTGTAATTGGCCCCCCTTGCCCAAAGGCCTGGGATAGGCCCCCACTATTACTATCACTATTCACGTTGTCagtgataacacaaagctgagatgaagggTGTCCAATCCATCAGTCCGCTCAGCTTGTTCAGGATTGAGGTgcgctggagcctgtcccatcTGGCTTTAAGCAAAAGGCggaatacaccctggactggtcaccagccaatcatagAGCAGATGTTCCCAAAAACATATATAGTATATGTTGTTGGAATGGATGTACTGCCTCCTCTTTGAATTAATGGCATTTTAAATGACGccgtttttgtgcatttttttattacaattgtTATGCacatgaaatgcaaaaaaagcatGTCAATGATAAAAGGTAATAGTGATGCCCAACTTACCTCCATTATTTTTCCGGCATCATTTTGTACACATTGATGCACATAtggtagtgaggataagcggcatagaaaatacatgGATGGAATAAAATGAATCAATATAATTTGCATTCTAATTTCTAAGCATATTCATAATATAACAGTGTATACttatagtaaatatattttaGTAATACGTTTTattacatttcatttataatcattttgaatcattttaatttcatttataaTCATTTCATAATATAGCATTATATACCTCCAGTAAATATATTTTAgtaatatgttatattatatttgacTAGACCTATATACATCACATAGTTCCTTATTggattacattacagtacatagaACTTCATTGAGCCCTTGGACgtgtttgcatgtttaaatgtaatatatgctCGGAGAGGGACTCACTAAATGATGCACTTTGTTGTATATACTTAGGttatgtgtacatatatatatatatatgtaataaacTGGTCTTTTctattgtacagtattttacaaCAGCTCCCCAGTGGTCAAACCCACTCAGTTGGCCTTTTTGACCTCAAGAGCGGCCTCTTGTGTCACAAAAGGAGACTCCCACAAATAAATGACTAATTCCGGCTTCTCCCCTTTTCATGAAGCAACTGAGACGTGGTACCTGTTGCTGCACGTGCAAACAGTCACCGTGGCTTCTGATGTGATGGTCAGGTGTGACATGAATTACACAAATacctcattttatttaaaaacatcgacaaattaaaattttatcAGTGCAGTATTCTGCGAGTAAGAAGTATTATGGTCAGTTTTTTTGTGAACGCAAACCTTGAGCCAAGGAcatttacaaccttttttctgTACTCAGATGAATGCTTTCCCACGCTACATGAAACACGAAGTGACATTTCACGCTCCTGTTGAGTGTATTCATTAAAGGAGTGGATAACGCATAGATGGTGCTTCAATATTTTTCCCATTCAATGTGGAGAAATAGGGGGCCTAATATActacagcacagtacagtacagtacagtacagcacagCACATCTAATGTAGTTtaataataatggtaaacatatttttgaataGATGTTAATGAACTATTATGTTGCTCTAATGGGGATTTAAAAACAAGTGTATTTTACCTCAAGGATTCTCTAACTGGGTCCACCAGCCATATGTTGGCAGCCCACTTTTGTTTTATAATAAATGGATGAAGTTATAGTGTTTCTCTAAAAAGTGCATGACTATGAATAGGAACCACGAGAGCAATAAAACAAACGTTGTGAGCCAATAACTCTTACTTAGGTAAAGCGCTCACTTTGCTTGGGGCACAGGAAGGGTGTTTGTGTTCCCAAACAGTCGGACAACCACTGCTGTCGCTAATGTGGTGTCTGAAAAGCGATATTCTGAACTTTCAAATATGGGTGGGAGCGTTTGCCATTTGAACTTCTGTCTGAAGTCCTACAGATGGCAGTCTAGGAACCTGAGATGAATGTGAATTTGGACCTCGGATGTTGACATTTTGGCCAAACACGCTCCACAAAGTATGTAAACAACTTCCAAATTGAAATGGATGCCGTTCCTAGTTGGAAACTAACCGTGACATATTGCAGCTTTTCATCTGTGTCCAATTATCTCAACCTGATTATGGGATAATGATTTCGACACTCTCAAAGGGGTTTATACAGTATTAGCTAGAGGAGGACCCGTTCAAGTATTATACCCGACGTCTGTAGGAGGACGCAAAAACAACTAATAAGTGTTGCAGGGCTCACttttactgtaaatacatttgGGCGTTCATGAGGAAGGTACAATAGCAACCCAAAGTGATTAGAATCTGTCACCGGATTAAGCAAACAGCCTGAGGGCGAGAAAGAACGTCACAAACCCTCACTTGTGGTCATCCCTTTATTATTCACTGATTTCCTGACATGATGCAATTCTGGAAAATTAGTTGTGTAAAAATGCAGTTGCACaatcacagaaaaaaagaaaagcccaACTTGCAATAGTCTCCCCCTTTCCGTCTTAGAGGTGGCAGCAGCGTTTTGCCTGTCCTGCTGAAACCAATCCGTGACAGTGATGGGTTTAATCCTGCCGAAGGTCAGCACCAAGCAGGTGTCCTTGCCTCTCAAACGACGCTCGGGTCTGCGATCCGCTGTGTTTGCTGACACTCGACTGGGCAAGATGGGTGGAGATGGTGTAAAGATAGCTTTCAGGATGTGGACGCTGAAAACAGAAGGCGGCCAGGTTTTCGACCAATTACATCCATTTTGTCAGTGAGCTGGATCGTGCCGTAATCGGTGCTATTTTCAGACAATCACAACAGAAACTGGAGCGTTCTCAACTGGAATGAAATCACAGGAGGCGCAAGTCAAGCTGCTTAGAAAAAGAAGCTGAATTTAAAGGGAATGTGCTACTATTTTATTTGATGAGTCTTTATCAATGAACTCATAGGATTAATATGTGTTAGTACGTTTTTTCAAAACCCACATTAAAGTTTGTCACCgacatcaatcaatcaatcaaaattCCCTTTTAACTTATTTGGTTGGTTTTGTGGAATCGACTGTCATCGTGAAGCAAAATgtagtgcactacttggcaaccgccagcagaggtgctggtTGTGGTCTGAAGAAGAACAGGACATCAGATACAGTCATCCCATGTTTATcatgtttaattggttccagacccgacctgtGATAAGTGAAGGTAGGTTTCCTCGGGGCATTAATGGACCCGGATCTGAATTTTAACCGCCGCATTAAACCAATAACATcgtcagctttttaccacctaaaaaaacaaagccaaaatcaagggaatagtgtcgaAGCCAGATTTAGaaagactaatccatgcctttgtctccagcaggctagactactgtaacagcCTTCTCACCGAGCTCTCtaaacctgcagtaaaacagctgcagtacatccagaatgctgctgctccagtcctgactagaaccagggaATACGAGCATTTTAGCCATATtggtccagtactcaggtctctgcactggcttcctgtcactcacagaatagactttaaaacagctctgcttgtgtacaagtcttttcatggtcttgcaccAAAGTACacctctgacatgttagagccatttaaaccatctcgggctctgagaagctcggGGGGGGGGTCTCCTGCGAGTGCCCAGAGCCAGGACTAAACTCAAatatgaaagtattttatctgaaTTCCTCATTcttaatcttttttgttttatggaatcatttatggaactttatgtaatgattttagaatgattttatgcttttatggaatgattttatgaagtgctTTTAACCTTCTTTTCTGTGAAGCACTTTGAATGACCTTGTGTGTGCATTGTGCTCTACAAATAAACTCGCCttgccttatttataaattgaatatttttgtagttagacaaCCGAAGACCtttttacagccttctaaatacagttttaaacattattagagccctctagacataaaataacatcacataatcacctttacactcgtattgcccaataaagtagacatgataatagaaaataagacaaaatatagaCTAAATAATTAatagttccttgttgttgtagttttttttttttttttacttttttttactattgGGACTTGCGGTTGCTTacgaaacattactgacaccttgtgacctgTGCAGAGTACTACTTACCAACGTGTCTCTgtttgttttctgaatgtcttatatttgcattttagttcatttagccatttttatgcttgaaaatgcttaattttgtaattatttgtaatttgatCAAATTTGCTTAcacgtgcatatttttttgactaataatagttcgtagccaaccacgaaacagcgatgtTATTACTTAATACATTGCGGCCACAAAATTCGAagtgcaatgtggcgagggacgaccgtataaGCCGTTGTACTGCATCCCCTCAGGCACAACTCCAGGCGGCATTATTCGAGTCAGTCCAAAAATAGCATCAATAAGCGTTGACCTGCGATTTTCCCAGTCCGTTAAAAATAATATCTAGAAGTTAACCAATTAattgatcatttttttcccccaaagtgAAGCTAATGTAGTCCAATGCTCATCCATTATGAATACTAAGGTAGTCTTACTCTTACATTTGCATGCTAACAGACATGTACTCATTAAATGGTCCAGCCACAGCATTTGGAAATCTGGGAAATCATATAAGACCTCTGCATTGCAACAATAGGGACAGCGTTTAATTAAATGGGTGTATCGATGACACGCCACATCCCTTTTCAACTCCCAGTACTCCATTTCTTATGTCCTGCGTCTCTGTAAGGATTACATTCATTTCAACAAAGGCAGTATATAAAgaaacacatatacacacacatgttACACTGATTGTTGCACTTTGTATTACAATTTTCCATGAATTAGAATAGCAATCTGCAATGAACTCTTCAGCCATGTGTGATAGTGATTAACAATTGCCGTAGAATGAAAATGAACGGTCTCCAGTATGTGGTGAACAGTAAAATAAGAAAGTATAAACCAAAGTACTGCACATTTTAATGGTTTGAATTACACATTCACCATTTCAAGCATTCGTTGtgtcttgaaatataaaagTCTTTGCTTTTCAACTCTTGTCAGACCAGtaaacaatgacaataacattCAAAACTAATCTATCAATGCTAATGAGCTAGGATAGCCTCGGTATGCATGTTGTGAGCCTGTAAAGTAAGACATTTAAAGTGAATTAAAGAAAATCTTTGGTTATTTTGAATGTGCCCTTTTGGCATACCGGCAGCGTACAAGCTACAACAACTGGATGTAAAAAGCTTGTTCTTGTCATTGTAAGAGCACAAGATACAATACGCATTTCTTTATGAAACAAAATGGTGCAAAATGTGTGTCCGTAATAGTGCCAgaaattatatgtatttataaaaaGTCTAATGCCAGTGAAGTTTATGGAAGCAAATGTCCCGACCTCACAGGTCAGTGGAGATGGTGCTTTTCTTCACCCTCAAACTGCCCCCCCAGCCGCGAGGGCAAGTGTTGTAAGAATGCATGCCAGGTGACCTCAGGCCCGAGTCCTCTGACTCAATGGAGGCGTCAGAGTCAGTGAGGGAGCGTGTGTTGTAGAGCCTCACAGGGGAGCAAATCCGCTGTGTTGGTGTTGGCGGAGGACTGGTGAAGGTTGGTGATTGGGCCCCCAGTGGTTGTGACTGAAAGGGGCTGATTGGAGGTTTGCAATCATAGCCATGGTGGGAAAATCCCACAGGCGAGATGGGTAGACTGTGACCGCTCAGTGCACCTGGAGACGGGCTGTTTTTGCGTTTGGCGGCATTGATGATGTTCTTTGCCAACATTCGATGATTGGCCTTAGAGTCTAGATTATTACTGACTGGAGACATACAGCGACTGTCCTTGGGTAAAGGGACAGGAGAGGATGCAGAGGATATGGACAGACGATGAGCAGAAGGAAAGGGCAAACTACTATGAGAAAGTGCAGGCGATTGGGAACGTGAGCCCCAAGGTGGAGAGACAGGAGAGTTGGTTGTAAGTGGTTTGGAAGGTCTGGAAGAGGATCCACTGGAAGGCTGGATTACCATTGGTGACTGACACCTTGGACTCCAAGGAGGAGAGCGCTGCGATGCAGTTGCAGATGTGTGAAAAGGTCTGGAAGAAGAAACTGAGGAGAGGGTGGAGGACTGGCTACTCATGCTCACCATAGGGGACTGGCATCTAGACCCCCAAGGTGGAGAGAGCGCTGAGGTGTTTGTAGATGCTTTTGATGAAATGTGTGGTGCATTTGAAGATTGCAGGTTGACTCCCGGGGACTGGCATCTTGAACCCCATGGAAGCGATCGGGAAGAATTGGATGTTTGGGGTTTGTTATCATGAGCAGTGGAACTGATGGAACATTGGGCATTCTGGCCAACCATCGGGGAGTGGCACCTTGAACCCCAAGGGGGGGAGCATGGAGATGTGGATGTCTTTGGTGGTCTGGAAACTGATGAAACAGTGGAAAGCTGGATATTTTGGCTACTCAGAGGAGATTGGCATCTACtattggaaaacaaaacagggGAGGTGACTGATCGGATGGGGTTGGTTGAGGAGGGGCGGTTGGTTTGAAGGCTGGACATCCATGTTGGACCGTCTGTGCTGATGGACTTCTTGGTGAGGCCCAGCTTGGTGTCACCAGGGGGTTGAACCGTGTAGGTCTCCTTTGGTTTCTGTTGGACCATAACAAACTGTTTTAATGTACAGGCACACAAATGCAATCATTGCTAACACTGACAACAGAGGTAGTACGCATTCATATGGGGAAAGGCCTATTCAcgtttaaataaggaatcccttttagtgtaaaaatgtaatctttttttatttattagaaCCCCAGCATTCAAATCATCACTGTGAATTTTAATTTCCTGcatgtgtttttgcaataagCCTGGCCAATAGCCCGCGTCGACCTGCCCTGTTTGTGCCGCTCTCAGGTTACCGTTATGTGAAAACCAATGACCTTTGCAGGAACATGAGGTTACTTTCCCGAAGCACACAAAAGCAACTCCCAATAAACACAAAAGTTAATCTTGAAGGAGACTACTGAGACAGGTTCAGCTATCATGTGAAGTTTGTAAGATTATTTACAAGTTTTTAAAGTGGTCTAGGTGAAAGGTCAATTGAGCTCATGATGACTCGTGAGACCAAGGGAGATTAGATATTGAAGATGCAGATATTGAAGCGACAAGCACAATAGGAGGTATCTTTTGATGGAATGGAGTACAGTAATGTGCAAGATTATCAGAGGCGTATTATTTATTAGTGTGATCAAACGTTTGCAGTGTCAGCGAAAAGAGGCAAGAAAGTGacacacattaaaagtgaaatgaaTGCTTgagtgaaaatatgaaattagaAAAAGGAGAACAAGGTCACAGACGAGTGAGCGCATCAAGCTTTAATCAGAGAAGAAACGATTcagctaaaacacaaaaacacaattagAACAGACAGTGAATGAAGGTTTATGAAGTGAAACAGACATGCAAACCCTGTAGACTGAATCAACAATGACTGATTATTTCCTGTGAACAAACACTTCTAAAATTGCTGCTGGAAGTCATGAAAACAATTTAGATGGAGATCCTAGAAGCAAATTAGTAtgcagtctggagatgggaaacATCAAAGAATCCAAGTATGCAGCAAAatttggagtaaaaaaaaaaaaatggtggtgaGCAGAGCACATCACCCTGAAGATATAGAGACATAAAAGGAGCTCTCTGGCTGCATTTTCGTGTCAGTGAGAAGCATTAAATTGCAAATCATGGCTCATAAAGCAGATGCCACATCTGTCAAAGTGTTTTGTAACAGCATCACCCTGTTGCCCAAATAACTAAAAGACACAGTGGAAAAAGGGGAGCGTcgttattcattttatttacatactCAAGATGGAAGCATTTATGTTCCTTGCAGCATCGTGCATAAAAActcatttgattttttatttgaacTAAAGGAACTGCTTTACACGTGTAGGTTTTACTCTTGGATATTAGCGGTTTGATGCAAATTGATGTTTCGGTGAATGCATATCAAATCTAAAACCTTGCTGGACAACTTGGAAAGAACAAACTAATATGTGGCTAATATAATATTTGGATGTACAGAGCCCTAAGAAAGCAGAGgcacaggaagacgaggaagcgAAGAAAGGTGCAAGTACAGTATAAGAAAAATGCTGTAAATTCTAAATCAGATTACTTCTCAAAAAATAAATGGCCTCCACACCTGTGGTTCAATCCCTGCCTTTTTGGCAGAAAATCTTGGCCTCGGTGCCTGAACCCCCATCCGAGGTGATGACACACGGGCGGGAGAAAAAGCAGCTGGTGGCTGCCCACAAGATGGACTTGATGCTGGATACTCCGCTCCTGTGGTGTGGCTGAGAGGCATCAAGGGGGATTTACACGGGATGCTGAAGTGAGAGACAGGGTTGTTGGGTAAGGAAGTCTGTCTAGAGAAAGACTGGGGGGACATCTGGTTCCTGGACTGTGGTGCTCCTCTGGGTAGGGTACTCAACGGGTCTTTGATAGGCTTAAGTATGAAGAGGGAAGAGTTAAGCTGGTAGGGCCGGTGCCTTGACAAGTCCAACTCTATCTTGGAGCAACCATTCTCGAGAGGCGGCGTCTCTTGAACCTGCACTGTTGCCGGTGCTGTTTGTCTTGGTTTTGGCTTGGCGGTTTGTTGGGTTTTTATGTTGTGTGCAAGTTGAGCGCACATGTCTGAGTTTTTCGCAATAGCCTTCACCCTACCTGGCATATTTGATGGGTAAACCCAAGAAGGTGGCAGAGACATTGTTGGAGAAGGAGCTCTTATATGGTGACCTGCATTCTGATTCTCA of the Dunckerocampus dactyliophorus isolate RoL2022-P2 chromosome 11, RoL_Ddac_1.1, whole genome shotgun sequence genome contains:
- the LOC129189775 gene encoding synaptopodin, giving the protein MEMEKGHMSLRRGVSWSSGGLTKPLQAAQDTTGRECSASQETTGFNMDQMSSKTNLTRSVSLSEKELKEARLRSHIIAAQLTVPSNSSSRGVQLFNRRKQRVTAFTLESSGEVSKEDIARNVIPSPSCNKLTWAERSCEEKAKDLDYKNCTATKPLLVPTGRLPAAGDNMEESGDHYQKEDDTEHTVIQERHFLPVKEVEEQEEEEGEDKVKDELPPGRENTNPIVMSLVESGAEMNGGHTTPPPLGKLPNGCHSTDGPQRISVSTSKQNTIINRTARPFFSPLTVQSQEPACPVMDNLPAPSAFTAPQPVAVAVSPPPPPPTYPTPPLPAFTIKPPKTECSTPPVISSTPPPASHLPVSTVFQTTASTPVLHYGPPTAPKPSTFVPQPFVERRSTPPIKTGLLEDSAARRASKKSMFTFKEKPVVAPNPELLSLVQGVDERKKHGHRSVPEPASEEELLALGAEASNFLAKVEDRAEEAKAPEWTSCLKSSRTYARVEHKPEQTLNDASGKGAELFAKRRSRMENYVVENQNAGHHIRAPSPTMSLPPSWVYPSNMPGRVKAIAKNSDMCAQLAHNIKTQQTAKPKPRQTAPATVQVQETPPLENGCSKIELDLSRHRPYQLNSSLFILKPIKDPLSTLPRGAPQSRNQMSPQSFSRQTSLPNNPVSHFSIPCKSPLMPLSHTTGAEYPASSPSCGQPPAAFSPARVSSPRMGVQAPRPRFSAKKAGIEPQKPKETYTVQPPGDTKLGLTKKSISTDGPTWMSSLQTNRPSSTNPIRSVTSPVLFSNSRCQSPLSSQNIQLSTVSSVSRPPKTSTSPCSPPWGSRCHSPMVGQNAQCSISSTAHDNKPQTSNSSRSLPWGSRCQSPGVNLQSSNAPHISSKASTNTSALSPPWGSRCQSPMVSMSSQSSTLSSVSSSRPFHTSATASQRSPPWSPRCQSPMVIQPSSGSSSRPSKPLTTNSPVSPPWGSRSQSPALSHSSLPFPSAHRLSISSASSPVPLPKDSRCMSPVSNNLDSKANHRMLAKNIINAAKRKNSPSPGALSGHSLPISPVGFSHHGYDCKPPISPFQSQPLGAQSPTFTSPPPTPTQRICSPVRLYNTRSLTDSDASIESEDSGLRSPGMHSYNTCPRGWGGSLRVKKSTISTDL